The following coding sequences lie in one Daphnia pulex isolate KAP4 chromosome 1, ASM2113471v1 genomic window:
- the LOC124195460 gene encoding extensin-like, which translates to MTRVISLLVCLALLASLALVDAGKKKQRPYPITQKVIILQAGPSATYPWVGHCPPKGKCKHFYKVARPPFPSFLPPAPRLPYYAPAQYAPAQHAPAQYAPAQYAPAPYQAPVYAEPAPVYSGPSEPVYSAPSEPAYSGPSEPVYSEPAPVYSQPAEPVYSAPAPVYSEAAEESPRVPAHHHVDVPAPEFQPEPIIPTYSQSETVPDLSNSFAIQEVSPPEFNNYGSGSSDIGSSESQSYGDVAVEAAAVPTYAPEAPAVIAEVETADVQEPVYVPAEPTGYSGSSSSEVQQEIAQSTYVEQPALEAVQHDDGVHAAAPELTEFFNDPIYQEDVGEVFEEPAAPPASEPEVYQEAPVETFQQEREEAENYGERIRPRGGRR; encoded by the exons ATGACGAGG GTGATTTCTTTATTAGTTTGTTTGGCGCTGCTGGCCTCGCTGGCCCTGGTCGATGCCGGCAAGAAGAAGCAACGGCCGTACCCCATCACCCAGAAGGTCATCATCTTGCAGGCCGGCCCCAGTGCCACCTATCCGTGGGTAGGACATTGTCCACCCAAGGGTAAATGCAAGCACTTTTACAAAGTCGCCCGTCCACCTTTCCCGTCTTTCCTGCCGCCCGCCCCGCGTCTGCCTTACTACGCTCCCGCTCAATACGCTCCGGCTCAACACGCTCCGGCCCAATACGCCCCGGCCCAGTATGCCCCAGCGCCTTACCAGGCCCCGGTCTACGCTGAACCGGCACCAGTTTATTCCGGCCCATCCGAGCCCGTTTATTCTGCCCCATCCGAGCCCGCATACTCTGGCCCATCTGAACCCGTTTACTCTGAGCCCGCTCCAGTTTACTCGCAACCTGCTGAGCCTGTTTACTCGGCTCCGGCTCCTGTTTACTCGGAAGCGGCTGAGGAATCCCCAAGAGTCCCAGCTCATCATCACGTCGACGTCCCGGCTCCTGAATTTCAACCCGAGCCCATTATCCCGACCTATTCCCAGTCAGAAACGGTCCCCGATTTGTCAAACAGCTTCGCCATCCAGGAAGTATCCCCTCCGGAGTTCAACAACTACGGATCGGGATCGTCCGATATTGGATCCAGCGAGTCCCAGTCCTACGGAGATGTGGCCGTCGAGGCCGCCGCTGTTCCCACTTACGCTCCTGAAGCGCCAGCTGTCATTGCCGAAGTGGAGACGGCCGACGTCCAGGAACCTGTTTACGTTCCAGCCGAGCCGACTGGTTACTCTGGTTCTTCCAGCAGCGAAGTGCAACAAGAGATCGCCCAGTCTACATACGTCGAACAGCCGGCCTTGGAGGCCGTCCAACACGATGACGGCGTTCACGCAGCGGCGCCGGAATTGACCGAGTTTTTCAACGATCCCATCTATCAGGAAGATGTGGGAGAGGTTTTCGAAGAGCCTGCAGCCCCGCCAGCATCCGAGCCGGAAGTCTACCAGGAGGCGCCAGTGGAAACCTTCCAGCAGGAGCGGGAAGAAGCCGAAAACTACGGCGAAAGAATAAGGCCGAGAGGAGGCCGTCGCTAA
- the LOC124195465 gene encoding protein spaetzle 5-like isoform X2: MNLIIFVTLSVISLCHFGDSSVWPIRADAWSSSSHQVVRRGALPYWLRALRDGGRLNSADGRLRKNRDAEDVFPVVAERYIQQAQNGKVIASNGKGNNNNNMDDAMIFGEGGSSSSTDKVLVNGANSGGASSIDFGVEDPMKNRSPQLHHGRAACNKSSSATTTGGGDSVDASPQSEAADVSPSSVDFFIDQPDWAPLVNESQCQSYGPSQFCENVTNYPAEAISKILMSENGSILKTFFADNTAQPFPSASESDESMVLAQRKPGGAPAVTAHAINTRTKPLESGNVQHLCESMTEFKFPKSAKNNQNEMLTIVNQDNISQPITVETCRNENQPCKYADNFPAGYKSFCMQKYVTHHLAALKNGKIVREAFTFPSCCVCVLKLWDARTNSAAEARGIAMPTSLRRMASEVDVQQSP; the protein is encoded by the exons ATGAATCTA ATAATCTTCGTGACTCTGTCAGTCATCTCGCTGTGCCATTTCGGCGATTCTTCCGTCTGGCCGATCCGTGCGGATGCCTGGTCTTCATCATCGCATCAAGTGGTCCGGAGAGGGGCGCTTCCGTATTGGTTGAGGGCTCTGCGGGACGGCGGTCGATTGAACTCGGCGGATGGCCGTTTGCGGAAGAATCGCGACGCGGAAGACGTGTTCCCAGTCGTCGCTGAGCGCTACATTCAACAAGCTCAGAACGGAAAAGTCATCGCATCCAACGGcaaaggcaacaacaacaacaacatggacGACGCCATGATTTTCGGCGagggcggcagcagcagcagcacggacAAAGTGCTAGTTAATGGAGCCAATTCCGGTGGAGCCAGCAGCATCGATTTTGGAGTCGAGGATCCGATGAAAAATCGGTCGCCGCAACTGCATCACGGACGTGCTGCCTGCAACAAGAGCAGctcggccaccaccaccggcgGCGGCGATAGCGTCGATGCGAGCCCCCAGTCGGAAGCGGCTGACGTTTCACCGTCGTCGGTCGACTTCTTCATCGATCAACCTGATTGGGCTCCGCTGGTGAACGAATCTCAGTGCCAATCTTACGGGCCGTCGCAGTTCTGCGAGAACGTGACCAATTATCCAGC GGAAGCCATCAGCAAGATTCTCATGTCCGAAAACGGAAGCATactgaaaacttttttcgCCGACAACACTGCT CAACCGTTTCCGTCAGCCAGTGAATCGGACGAGTCCATGGTGTTGGCCCAGCGCAAACCCGGAGGAGCTCCGGCCGTGACAGCGCACGCCATCAACACCCGAACCAAACCGTTAGAGTCCGGAAACGTTCAACATCTTTGCGAGTCAATG ACGGAATTCAAGTTCCCGAAATCGGCCAAGAATAATCAAAACGAAATGCTGACCATCGTCAACCAGGACAACATCTCGCAGCCCATCACCGTGGAAACTtgtcg GAATGAAAACCAACCGTGCAAATACGCCGACAACTTCCCGGCTGGATACAAATCATTTTGCATGCAGAAATACGTCACACA TCATTTGGCGGCCCTGAAAAATGGCAAGATCGTCCGCGAAGCCTTCACCTTCCCGTCTTGCTGCGTCTGCGTCCTCAAGCTTTGGGATGCCCGCACTAAC AGCGCAGCAGAAGCGAGGGGCATTGCCATGCCGACATCTCTTCGCCGAATGGCATCTGAAGTCGACGTGCAACAATCGCCCTAG
- the LOC124195465 gene encoding protein spaetzle 5-like isoform X1 — MNLVEQIIFVTLSVISLCHFGDSSVWPIRADAWSSSSHQVVRRGALPYWLRALRDGGRLNSADGRLRKNRDAEDVFPVVAERYIQQAQNGKVIASNGKGNNNNNMDDAMIFGEGGSSSSTDKVLVNGANSGGASSIDFGVEDPMKNRSPQLHHGRAACNKSSSATTTGGGDSVDASPQSEAADVSPSSVDFFIDQPDWAPLVNESQCQSYGPSQFCENVTNYPAEAISKILMSENGSILKTFFADNTAQPFPSASESDESMVLAQRKPGGAPAVTAHAINTRTKPLESGNVQHLCESMTEFKFPKSAKNNQNEMLTIVNQDNISQPITVETCRNENQPCKYADNFPAGYKSFCMQKYVTHHLAALKNGKIVREAFTFPSCCVCVLKLWDARTNSAAEARGIAMPTSLRRMASEVDVQQSP; from the exons ATGAATCTA GTTGAGCAGATAATCTTCGTGACTCTGTCAGTCATCTCGCTGTGCCATTTCGGCGATTCTTCCGTCTGGCCGATCCGTGCGGATGCCTGGTCTTCATCATCGCATCAAGTGGTCCGGAGAGGGGCGCTTCCGTATTGGTTGAGGGCTCTGCGGGACGGCGGTCGATTGAACTCGGCGGATGGCCGTTTGCGGAAGAATCGCGACGCGGAAGACGTGTTCCCAGTCGTCGCTGAGCGCTACATTCAACAAGCTCAGAACGGAAAAGTCATCGCATCCAACGGcaaaggcaacaacaacaacaacatggacGACGCCATGATTTTCGGCGagggcggcagcagcagcagcacggacAAAGTGCTAGTTAATGGAGCCAATTCCGGTGGAGCCAGCAGCATCGATTTTGGAGTCGAGGATCCGATGAAAAATCGGTCGCCGCAACTGCATCACGGACGTGCTGCCTGCAACAAGAGCAGctcggccaccaccaccggcgGCGGCGATAGCGTCGATGCGAGCCCCCAGTCGGAAGCGGCTGACGTTTCACCGTCGTCGGTCGACTTCTTCATCGATCAACCTGATTGGGCTCCGCTGGTGAACGAATCTCAGTGCCAATCTTACGGGCCGTCGCAGTTCTGCGAGAACGTGACCAATTATCCAGC GGAAGCCATCAGCAAGATTCTCATGTCCGAAAACGGAAGCATactgaaaacttttttcgCCGACAACACTGCT CAACCGTTTCCGTCAGCCAGTGAATCGGACGAGTCCATGGTGTTGGCCCAGCGCAAACCCGGAGGAGCTCCGGCCGTGACAGCGCACGCCATCAACACCCGAACCAAACCGTTAGAGTCCGGAAACGTTCAACATCTTTGCGAGTCAATG ACGGAATTCAAGTTCCCGAAATCGGCCAAGAATAATCAAAACGAAATGCTGACCATCGTCAACCAGGACAACATCTCGCAGCCCATCACCGTGGAAACTtgtcg GAATGAAAACCAACCGTGCAAATACGCCGACAACTTCCCGGCTGGATACAAATCATTTTGCATGCAGAAATACGTCACACA TCATTTGGCGGCCCTGAAAAATGGCAAGATCGTCCGCGAAGCCTTCACCTTCCCGTCTTGCTGCGTCTGCGTCCTCAAGCTTTGGGATGCCCGCACTAAC AGCGCAGCAGAAGCGAGGGGCATTGCCATGCCGACATCTCTTCGCCGAATGGCATCTGAAGTCGACGTGCAACAATCGCCCTAG